The proteins below are encoded in one region of Manduca sexta mitochondrion, complete genome:
- the ND3 gene encoding NADH dehydrogenase subunit 3: MILMTMISFLIFIISNIMMLLSIILSKKSFMDREKCSPFECGFDPKSMARIPFSLHFFLITMIFLIFDVEIALIFPMILTFKMVNLLNWMKISFFFIIILLLGLYHEWNQNMLNWTN, translated from the coding sequence ATTATTTTAATAACAATAATTTCATTTTTAATTTTTATTATTTCTAATATTATAATATTATTATCAATTATCTTATCAAAAAAATCATTTATAGATCGAGAAAAATGTTCACCATTTGAATGTGGATTTGACCCAAAATCAATAGCACGAATTCCTTTTTCACTACATTTTTTTTTAATTACAATAATCTTTTTAATTTTTGATGTAGAAATTGCATTAATTTTCCCAATAATTTTAACATTTAAAATAGTAAATTTATTAAATTGAATAAAAATTAGATTTTTTTTTATTATTATTTTATTACTAGGATTATATCATGAATGAAATCAAAATATATTAAATTGAACAAATTAA